In Idiomarina sp. PL1-037, a single genomic region encodes these proteins:
- a CDS encoding cation diffusion facilitator family transporter, giving the protein MHHHHHESSSERIGWAFFLNLCFTVIEFIGGILTNSTAILADAVHDLGDSISIGMAWLLDKFSRKDATQTFTYGYQRLSLVGAFINAVVLTAGSIWVLFEAIPRLWDPVMPMAEGMALLAIFGVIVNGYAAFKLSHGKSLNERVLNWHLLEDVLGWVAVLIVSIILMFVDWPILDPLLSVGFTLFILINVVRHLGSTVKLFVQASPDPKVYRKIREQLTSLELVNDAHHLHFWSLDGERHVLTAHIVVSKELECAERALLKQQISEQLAAFELAHTTIELEYPDEACRDH; this is encoded by the coding sequence ATGCACCACCATCATCACGAAAGCTCATCTGAGCGCATCGGTTGGGCGTTTTTTCTTAATTTATGCTTTACCGTTATTGAATTTATTGGTGGAATTTTAACCAATAGTACAGCCATTTTAGCTGACGCGGTACACGATCTTGGCGACAGTATCTCCATTGGCATGGCCTGGTTGCTGGATAAATTCAGTCGTAAAGATGCGACACAGACATTTACCTATGGTTATCAGCGTTTATCTCTGGTTGGCGCCTTTATTAACGCGGTTGTACTGACCGCAGGCTCTATCTGGGTTTTATTTGAAGCCATTCCCCGTTTATGGGATCCGGTAATGCCAATGGCGGAAGGAATGGCTTTATTGGCTATATTCGGCGTGATTGTAAATGGTTATGCGGCGTTTAAGTTGTCCCATGGTAAATCGTTAAACGAACGCGTACTTAACTGGCATTTACTCGAGGATGTACTGGGCTGGGTTGCGGTTTTAATCGTGTCGATTATTTTAATGTTTGTCGACTGGCCTATTCTTGATCCTTTGCTGTCTGTTGGCTTCACTTTGTTCATTTTGATTAACGTTGTCCGTCACCTGGGTTCTACCGTGAAGCTCTTTGTGCAGGCCTCTCCAGACCCTAAAGTGTACCGGAAAATACGTGAGCAACTGACCTCGCTGGAGCTGGTTAATGATGCCCATCATTTGCATTTTTGGTCATTGGATGGCGAGCGTCATGTATTAACGGCGCATATTGTGGTATCAAAAGAACTGGAATGTGCAGAGCGCGCACTTTTAAAGCAGCAAATATCGGAGCAGCTGGCAGCGTTTGAATTAGCTCATACCACCATAGAACTGGAATACCCTGACGAAGCTTGTCGAGACCATTAA
- a CDS encoding phosphate ABC transporter substrate-binding protein, with amino-acid sequence MKKITSFLIVFVTSVLSFSTFAQNGVVVSQTEINEESVSRIYLGQSQVLKGVNLPEDSSARKAFEESLVGKSGEQLKRHWAKLKFTGRGTPLNELKSDDEVISFLLNNPQGIGYVSDKSKVTDELNIITSF; translated from the coding sequence ATGAAAAAAATTACTTCATTTCTCATCGTTTTTGTAACAAGCGTACTAAGCTTTTCAACTTTTGCACAAAATGGTGTAGTGGTATCACAAACGGAAATTAACGAAGAGTCTGTTTCCAGAATTTATTTGGGCCAGTCTCAGGTGTTAAAAGGCGTAAATTTACCTGAAGATTCGTCGGCGCGTAAAGCCTTTGAGGAATCTTTAGTAGGAAAATCGGGTGAACAGTTAAAGCGCCACTGGGCTAAACTTAAATTTACTGGGCGTGGAACACCACTTAATGAATTAAAAAGTGATGACGAGGTTATATCGTTTTTGCTTAATAACCCGCAAGGGATAGGTTATGTGTCGGACAAAAGTAAAGTGACCGATGAGTTGAATATCATAACTTCATTCTAA
- a CDS encoding GGDEF domain-containing protein, whose translation MNKDELDISNLHWVLQILQNIEVGLVVFDRDYEVKVWNGFMENHSGISSVAAKDKNLFKLLPTLPESWFEYKVESVLKLGIQAHCNWQQEPHILNFENTRPFTAKSELMFQNVTLFPLFSTDKKINHICALVYDVSDEANNLLELKTISQTDALTQLFNRGHWQNMFEQEFLRCQRYDDTASVVMLDIDHFKAVNDTYGHQLGDKAIQLIAKIILDSQRETDICGRYGGEEFVILLPHTSVNEGVLVAERLREKVENTLLPLGKEYNNEQLQLTISAGVAEFSDEFSTAENWLEKADAALYQSKENGRNQVAK comes from the coding sequence ATGAATAAAGATGAACTGGATATCAGCAATTTACATTGGGTATTACAAATCCTTCAGAATATCGAAGTGGGTTTAGTGGTTTTTGACAGGGACTATGAGGTCAAAGTATGGAATGGCTTTATGGAAAACCACAGTGGTATAAGCAGTGTTGCTGCTAAAGACAAAAACTTGTTCAAGCTACTACCAACCCTGCCGGAAAGCTGGTTTGAATACAAAGTGGAATCTGTACTAAAGCTGGGCATTCAGGCGCACTGTAACTGGCAACAGGAACCTCATATTCTGAACTTTGAAAATACCAGACCTTTTACCGCAAAATCGGAGCTAATGTTTCAGAACGTAACGCTGTTCCCGTTGTTTTCCACCGACAAGAAGATTAACCACATTTGTGCGTTGGTTTACGATGTGAGTGATGAAGCCAATAACTTATTAGAGTTGAAAACAATCAGTCAAACCGACGCCTTAACTCAGTTATTTAATCGCGGGCATTGGCAAAATATGTTCGAGCAAGAGTTTCTTCGCTGCCAGCGTTATGACGACACCGCTTCGGTTGTCATGTTGGATATAGACCATTTTAAGGCCGTTAATGATACCTATGGGCATCAACTGGGTGATAAGGCTATTCAGTTGATAGCGAAAATCATATTGGACAGTCAGCGTGAAACCGATATTTGTGGACGTTACGGGGGGGAAGAGTTTGTCATACTCTTGCCTCACACTTCAGTAAATGAAGGTGTTTTAGTGGCCGAGCGTCTGAGAGAGAAAGTAGAGAATACTCTGCTGCCTCTGGGTAAAGAATATAACAACGAACAATTGCAGTTAACGATTAGCGCTGGTGTTGCGGAGTTTTCGGATGAATTTTCGACTGCCGAGAATTGGCTGGAAAAGGCTGACGCTGCATTGTATCAATCTAAAGAGAATGGTCGAAACCAAGTGGCAAAATAA
- a CDS encoding response regulator → MKILICDDSTVARKSIELALPKGWNIEVRFAENGQEALDLVEKGLAELLFLDLTMPVMDGFEVLRKIKEKQLDCLTIVVSGDIQATSQREVEKLGALGFIRKPVVIEELHSLLERYGLIKELLPENVQREQAKSGHIEPTDILKEMSNIALGDAAKLLGDMLGSFIQLPVPDVAKQPYDKLINELHNENYRINMVSEGFVGNAIAGEAILCVDNRTFSDLPSKLSDYHGYEFQDDSQSVFLDVASTLIAAFLKSFSSQLDLELNISQPAFLGMSETINNVFKEDVKDKQVLIITIDYEIPDYNLNCDLFVIFTEASIAALEERAGYFIDE, encoded by the coding sequence ATGAAAATTTTAATTTGTGATGATTCAACCGTCGCTCGCAAAAGTATTGAGCTTGCTCTGCCCAAGGGCTGGAATATTGAGGTGCGCTTTGCTGAAAATGGGCAAGAGGCACTCGACTTAGTCGAGAAAGGGTTGGCAGAGTTGCTTTTCCTGGATTTAACCATGCCTGTAATGGATGGTTTTGAGGTATTGCGAAAGATTAAGGAAAAGCAGCTAGACTGTCTCACCATCGTTGTTTCCGGTGATATACAAGCAACCTCTCAGCGAGAGGTTGAAAAATTAGGTGCGCTAGGCTTTATAAGAAAACCGGTTGTTATTGAGGAGTTACACAGTTTACTTGAGCGTTACGGGCTCATTAAAGAACTGTTACCCGAGAACGTTCAACGCGAACAAGCGAAAAGTGGGCACATAGAACCTACTGATATTTTAAAAGAAATGAGCAATATCGCCCTTGGCGATGCTGCTAAGCTGCTTGGCGATATGCTGGGATCTTTCATTCAACTACCCGTTCCTGATGTTGCGAAGCAGCCTTACGATAAACTTATTAATGAACTTCATAATGAAAATTACCGCATTAATATGGTGTCTGAAGGCTTTGTTGGTAATGCCATTGCTGGAGAAGCTATTTTATGTGTCGACAACCGCACGTTTAGCGACTTGCCATCTAAACTTTCGGACTACCACGGTTATGAATTTCAGGACGATAGCCAAAGTGTCTTTTTGGATGTAGCCTCAACCCTTATAGCGGCTTTTTTGAAAAGCTTCTCTTCTCAACTCGATTTAGAGCTAAACATTAGTCAGCCAGCTTTTCTGGGAATGAGCGAAACGATCAATAATGTCTTTAAAGAGGACGTTAAGGATAAGCAGGTTTTAATCATCACCATTGATTACGAGATCCCTGATTACAATCTTAATTGCGATCTCTTTGTTATTTTTACTGAAGCTTCAATTGCCGCACTTGAAGAAAGAGCCGGGTACTTTATCGATGAATAA
- a CDS encoding permease, giving the protein MENFLSLWGESAYTSLGFFWMALWAFVLGYLISSLIQVLITKRRMRKAMGGNDLKSVSLGTFFGFISSSCSFAALSTTRALFNKGAAFSASMAFMLASTNLVIELGFVISIFLGWQFVVGEYVGGLLLILFVWLFITLTNPQKLIKNARKEDEEDDEHQHESTLSDLFSKDTWQKVGQKYVMEWQMVWQDVLIGFTVAGVISAFVPSAFFEWLFIGVGTEGDPGFWSLLQQAVVGPVAAFFTFIGSMGNIPLAAVLFGEGVAFAGVMAFIFSDLIVLPVLKINARYYGWKMALYIALMLFTCLVAASLAMHYGLLAFDLLPDASQWSSPAEQQHFKLDYGFVLNLIFLLLSVVMVVLWRHKQKEHQHHHHHHDHGGSSSLSDKVMNGLCGISVLWLIAGMTVYVL; this is encoded by the coding sequence ATGGAGAATTTTCTATCGCTATGGGGCGAGTCGGCCTATACCAGTCTGGGCTTTTTCTGGATGGCGTTGTGGGCATTTGTACTAGGTTATTTAATCAGTAGCTTAATCCAAGTGCTCATCACAAAGCGTCGAATGCGCAAGGCTATGGGCGGCAATGACTTGAAGTCTGTGTCACTTGGCACTTTCTTTGGCTTTATCTCCAGTTCTTGCAGTTTCGCTGCGTTATCAACCACCCGGGCTTTGTTTAACAAAGGAGCGGCGTTCAGTGCTTCAATGGCGTTTATGCTGGCCTCCACTAATCTGGTTATTGAACTGGGCTTTGTTATTTCTATTTTCCTTGGTTGGCAGTTTGTGGTTGGTGAATACGTTGGCGGGTTATTGCTGATTTTATTCGTCTGGCTCTTTATTACGCTAACTAACCCTCAAAAACTGATTAAGAATGCGCGAAAAGAAGACGAAGAGGACGACGAACATCAACACGAGAGCACATTATCGGATCTTTTCAGTAAGGATACCTGGCAAAAGGTAGGCCAAAAGTACGTAATGGAATGGCAAATGGTCTGGCAAGACGTACTTATTGGTTTTACGGTCGCTGGTGTTATTTCCGCCTTTGTGCCTAGTGCGTTTTTTGAATGGTTGTTTATTGGTGTGGGTACAGAGGGTGACCCGGGTTTCTGGTCATTACTTCAACAAGCGGTAGTGGGTCCGGTGGCTGCATTTTTCACCTTTATTGGCTCTATGGGCAACATTCCACTGGCTGCCGTTTTGTTTGGTGAAGGTGTGGCCTTTGCTGGTGTTATGGCGTTTATTTTTTCCGACTTAATTGTACTGCCTGTGCTCAAAATTAATGCGCGGTATTATGGCTGGAAAATGGCTCTGTACATAGCCTTAATGCTCTTTACCTGCCTGGTCGCGGCGTCTTTAGCTATGCATTATGGTTTACTGGCGTTTGATTTACTGCCGGATGCATCGCAGTGGTCCTCTCCGGCAGAACAGCAGCACTTTAAGCTGGACTATGGCTTTGTTCTGAACCTTATTTTCTTACTGCTGAGCGTTGTTATGGTTGTGCTTTGGCGGCACAAGCAAAAAGAACATCAACATCACCACCACCATCATGACCATGGCGGCTCATCTTCGTTGAGCGACAAGGTTATGAATGGACTGTGCGGTATCAGTGTCCTTTGGTTAATAGCCGGAATGACTGTCTATGTTTTATAA
- a CDS encoding IS256 family transposase has translation MPISDKLIDQLLDGCDSPEDILGEAGLLKQLTKKVAERALEAEMQAHLGYAPNDAAGNNSGNSRNGKTKKAVRSTNGDVELDIPRDRNGSFEPKLVRKGERQLNGFDERIVALYARGMTTRDIQAYLEEAYGVEVSPTFISQVTNEVMEEVKAWQHRPLAKLYPVVYLDCLVVRSRDSGVVQNKSVYLALGINTDGEKELLGLWMAQTEGAKFWLSVMNELKNRGVDDIFIACCDGLKGFPEAIEAVYPKTQVQLCIVHQIRHSLRYVNWKQRKTIAADLKLIYGAATRAAAEQALEEFAEKWDEEHPTISRSWRANWERLSVFFEYPAEIRKAIYTTNAIESLNASLRKITKTRRSFPNDEAIMKVLYLALHQASKKWTMPIRNWKPAMAQFEIMYQDRI, from the coding sequence ATGCCAATATCAGACAAACTCATCGATCAGCTGCTTGATGGCTGTGACTCGCCAGAAGACATTTTAGGTGAAGCTGGGCTGCTCAAGCAGCTTACCAAGAAAGTCGCTGAACGCGCTTTAGAAGCCGAGATGCAAGCCCATTTAGGCTACGCCCCAAATGATGCGGCCGGCAATAACAGCGGTAACTCCCGCAACGGTAAAACCAAGAAGGCTGTTCGTAGCACTAACGGTGACGTCGAGCTGGATATTCCCCGTGATCGCAACGGTAGCTTTGAGCCTAAATTAGTCCGCAAGGGCGAACGCCAGCTTAACGGATTCGATGAGCGCATCGTCGCGCTCTATGCCAGAGGCATGACTACTCGGGATATCCAGGCTTACCTCGAAGAAGCCTACGGTGTTGAAGTATCCCCCACATTCATATCTCAGGTTACAAACGAGGTGATGGAGGAAGTAAAGGCCTGGCAACATCGACCACTGGCAAAGCTTTACCCGGTCGTATACCTCGATTGCCTGGTGGTTCGCAGCCGTGACTCTGGCGTTGTTCAAAATAAGTCAGTCTACCTGGCGCTTGGCATTAACACCGACGGTGAAAAAGAGCTCCTTGGCCTGTGGATGGCGCAAACCGAAGGCGCTAAATTCTGGTTATCTGTGATGAACGAGCTTAAAAATCGCGGCGTCGATGATATCTTTATCGCTTGTTGCGATGGCCTTAAAGGCTTCCCTGAAGCCATTGAAGCGGTTTACCCGAAAACTCAGGTGCAACTGTGCATCGTGCATCAAATTCGCCACTCGTTGCGTTACGTGAACTGGAAGCAACGCAAGACTATCGCAGCTGACTTAAAGCTAATTTATGGCGCTGCCACCCGCGCTGCAGCAGAGCAGGCGCTGGAAGAGTTCGCTGAAAAGTGGGATGAAGAGCATCCGACCATAAGCCGCTCATGGCGGGCAAACTGGGAACGCTTAAGCGTATTCTTCGAATACCCGGCGGAGATACGTAAGGCTATCTACACCACTAACGCCATCGAATCGCTGAACGCGTCATTGCGTAAAATTACCAAGACTCGCCGGTCGTTCCCAAATGATGAGGCTATCATGAAGGTATTGTACTTAGCCTTGCATCAGGCATCGAAAAAGTGGACGATGCCCATACGCAACTGGAAACCGGCCATGGCGCAATTCGAGATTATGTACCAGGACCGGATTTAA
- a CDS encoding endo alpha-1,4 polygalactosaminidase, with protein sequence MTPVFNRNWTAVSLLVLACSQLTACNSDSSSENTDNGESGIWQPKPGTSWHWQLENYDNLNVNKDVEVFDIDLFEGSEGGDESIISSLKANDKRVICYFSAGTREDWRPDASEFSDDAVIADGEMADWPGEVWLDINNEVVLNENIKPIMEARLDLAQSAGCDAVEPDNVDGYINTDETKGIITYDDQLNYNKWLANAAHSRGLSIGLKNDVDQLNELVSDFDFAVNEQCYAYGNECVSYEDTFLNNNKAVFVQEYYEDGSEGEISQQEFESNACSYFLGVGISALWKEGFNLDGENVLSCSELCVKEKVNFLGLDQFWTGLT encoded by the coding sequence ATGACACCAGTGTTTAACCGAAACTGGACTGCTGTAAGTTTATTGGTTTTAGCCTGTTCGCAATTGACAGCCTGTAACTCCGATTCGTCGTCAGAAAATACGGATAATGGGGAATCTGGCATATGGCAACCCAAACCAGGGACAAGCTGGCATTGGCAGTTGGAGAACTACGACAACCTGAATGTAAACAAGGACGTCGAGGTGTTCGATATCGATTTATTTGAAGGTTCAGAGGGTGGTGACGAAAGCATCATCAGTTCATTAAAGGCCAACGATAAGCGAGTTATTTGTTACTTCAGTGCAGGAACCCGAGAAGACTGGCGACCCGATGCGAGTGAGTTCTCGGACGACGCGGTTATTGCCGATGGTGAAATGGCAGACTGGCCGGGCGAGGTCTGGCTGGACATAAATAATGAAGTTGTCCTGAATGAAAATATCAAACCTATTATGGAAGCGCGTCTGGACTTAGCTCAATCTGCGGGCTGTGATGCGGTTGAACCCGACAATGTCGACGGTTATATCAACACTGACGAGACAAAGGGCATTATCACTTACGATGATCAGCTAAATTACAATAAATGGTTAGCAAATGCCGCACATTCGCGGGGTTTGAGTATTGGTTTAAAGAACGATGTAGACCAACTGAATGAACTAGTTAGTGACTTTGATTTTGCCGTAAACGAACAGTGTTATGCCTACGGGAATGAATGCGTCAGTTACGAAGACACTTTCCTGAATAATAACAAAGCGGTGTTTGTGCAAGAGTACTATGAAGACGGCTCTGAGGGTGAAATCAGTCAGCAGGAGTTCGAAAGTAATGCCTGCTCTTACTTCCTTGGTGTTGGTATTTCCGCTTTGTGGAAAGAGGGTTTTAACCTCGATGGGGAAAACGTTCTGAGCTGCAGCGAATTATGCGTTAAAGAAAAGGTCAATTTCCTTGGTTTGGATCAATTTTGGACAGGCTTAACGTAA
- the glmS gene encoding glutamine--fructose-6-phosphate transaminase (isomerizing), translated as MCGIVGATSERRVTGILLEGLKRLEYRGYDSAGVAVIDADNHLKSVRRTGKVQELKDAIDQNPLDGTIGIAHTRWATHGGVTEANAHPHRSEDEIAVVHNGIIENHERLREELQAEGYVFNSKTDTEVIAHLIHHERKTHGDLLAAVKSAVRQLEGAYGTVVMDTKYPERLVVARSGSPLVIGVGIGENFVASDQLALLPVTRQFIYLEEGDVADINRTEIDIYDTEGNAVEREVVESDVSYDAGGKGQYRHFMLKEIYEQPIAVRNTLEGRLSETTVLDNAFGEDAASILKDIEHVQIVACGTSYHAGMVARYWLESMANVSCNVEIASEFRYRKSYVHPNSLLVTISQSGETADTLAALRLSKKLGYKGSLTICNVGSSSMVRESDLAFLTRAGAEIGVASTKAFTTQLTGLLMLTLGIGKYRGMPEQQQEAVVHALQALPTKLEEAVSLADEIEELAQDFANKEHSLFLGRGNQYPIAMEGALKLKEISYIHAEAYAAGELKHGPLALIDEEMPVIVVAPNNDLLEKLKSNVEEVRARGGLMYVFADKNARFKGDDSLTVLNVCHCDEVIAPIVYTVPLQLLSYYVALIKGTDVDQPRNLAKSVTVE; from the coding sequence ATGTGCGGTATTGTAGGTGCCACCTCGGAACGTCGGGTAACAGGTATTTTGCTGGAAGGTTTGAAACGACTGGAATACCGGGGTTATGACTCGGCTGGTGTGGCTGTTATTGACGCTGATAATCACCTTAAAAGCGTACGCCGTACCGGTAAGGTACAAGAGTTAAAAGACGCGATAGACCAGAATCCCTTAGACGGCACTATTGGTATTGCCCATACGCGCTGGGCGACGCATGGCGGCGTGACCGAAGCGAACGCTCACCCTCACCGCTCTGAAGATGAAATTGCCGTAGTGCATAATGGCATTATTGAAAACCATGAACGCCTGCGCGAAGAGCTGCAAGCGGAAGGTTATGTTTTTAATTCGAAAACTGACACTGAAGTAATCGCTCACTTAATTCATCATGAGAGAAAAACTCATGGCGACTTACTGGCGGCGGTTAAGTCGGCAGTACGTCAGCTGGAAGGTGCTTACGGCACCGTGGTTATGGATACTAAATATCCTGAGCGTTTAGTGGTGGCCCGTTCAGGCAGCCCTCTGGTTATTGGTGTGGGTATTGGTGAGAACTTTGTAGCTTCAGATCAGCTCGCGTTATTGCCCGTAACCCGTCAGTTTATTTACCTGGAAGAAGGTGATGTTGCAGACATTAACCGCACTGAAATCGATATTTACGACACTGAAGGTAACGCTGTAGAACGTGAGGTTGTTGAATCTGACGTAAGCTACGATGCGGGTGGTAAAGGCCAATATCGCCACTTTATGCTGAAAGAAATTTACGAGCAGCCTATTGCCGTGCGTAACACGCTGGAAGGTCGTTTGTCTGAAACCACCGTGCTGGATAACGCTTTTGGTGAAGATGCAGCGAGTATCTTAAAAGACATTGAACACGTTCAGATAGTTGCCTGTGGTACCAGTTACCATGCGGGAATGGTGGCACGTTATTGGCTGGAGTCTATGGCGAATGTGTCATGCAATGTCGAAATTGCCTCGGAGTTTCGTTACCGCAAGTCCTATGTTCACCCGAACAGCTTGTTGGTGACCATTTCACAAAGCGGTGAAACAGCAGATACTCTCGCGGCACTGCGTTTATCTAAAAAGCTTGGCTATAAAGGCAGCCTGACCATTTGCAACGTAGGCTCATCGTCTATGGTGCGCGAATCTGACCTAGCCTTTTTAACCCGCGCCGGTGCAGAAATTGGTGTGGCGTCGACCAAAGCCTTTACTACCCAGTTAACTGGTCTGCTTATGCTGACTTTAGGCATTGGTAAATACCGGGGCATGCCAGAGCAGCAGCAAGAAGCCGTAGTTCATGCCCTGCAAGCCTTACCAACCAAGCTGGAAGAAGCGGTATCATTAGCGGATGAAATTGAAGAATTAGCGCAAGACTTTGCCAATAAAGAGCATAGTTTGTTCCTGGGGCGTGGTAACCAATACCCTATTGCTATGGAAGGTGCGTTAAAACTGAAAGAAATTTCCTACATTCACGCCGAAGCCTATGCCGCAGGTGAGTTAAAGCACGGCCCGTTAGCGCTTATTGATGAAGAAATGCCGGTTATTGTTGTAGCACCGAATAACGATTTACTGGAAAAGCTGAAGTCCAACGTTGAAGAAGTACGCGCCCGCGGCGGCCTGATGTACGTTTTTGCCGACAAAAACGCCCGCTTCAAAGGCGATGACTCGTTAACCGTACTTAACGTCTGCCATTGCGACGAAGTAATAGCACCTATTGTTTATACCGTTCCTTTACAGCTGCTGTCTTACTACGTTGCCTTGATAAAAGGTACCGATGTGGATCAGCCCAGGAACTTGGCCAAATCAGTTACCGTTGAATAA
- the glmU gene encoding bifunctional UDP-N-acetylglucosamine diphosphorylase/glucosamine-1-phosphate N-acetyltransferase GlmU — MKLRVVILAAGKGTRMRSELPKVLHKVANKPMVEHVIDTARSLKPDAINLIYGHGGDQLKQAIAGDDLTWVEQREQLGTGHAVQQVIPHLKSSEKVIILYGDVPLLTESTLIKLVTASANTSLGLLTMTLTEPTGYGRIVRNERRSVTGIVEQKDANAQQLAIKEVNTGIMIADSDKLKSWLEQLSNDNAQKEYYLTDIVAMAAREGVNIATAQPDNAQEVEGANNRQQLASLERALQQRQAEELMTQGVTLIDPARFDCRGKLSAGSDVTIDINAVFEGNVVLGDRVVIEPNCVIRNSVIGDDTVIRANSHIEDAKVAKGCKVGPFARLRPGAELADEAQVGNFVEMKKSRLGKGSKASHLTYLGDTQVGEYANIGAGTITCNYDGVNKALTEIGDGAFIGSNSSLVAPVAIGKNATVGAGSVITRAVADEELAVARGKQRNISGWQRPQSKKGS, encoded by the coding sequence ATGAAGTTACGCGTTGTTATTCTGGCCGCAGGAAAAGGAACCCGCATGCGATCGGAGCTTCCCAAGGTGCTGCACAAAGTGGCAAATAAACCGATGGTAGAGCATGTTATCGATACGGCACGATCGCTTAAGCCAGACGCCATTAATTTAATTTACGGCCATGGCGGTGACCAGCTTAAACAGGCGATAGCAGGTGATGACTTAACCTGGGTTGAACAACGCGAGCAATTGGGTACAGGTCATGCGGTTCAGCAGGTTATCCCCCACCTGAAAAGCAGTGAAAAAGTCATTATTTTATATGGTGACGTGCCCCTGTTAACAGAGTCGACATTAATTAAGCTGGTAACCGCCAGCGCAAATACCTCGCTTGGCCTGCTGACTATGACGTTAACAGAACCAACAGGTTATGGCCGTATTGTGCGTAATGAACGTCGCAGTGTAACCGGCATTGTTGAGCAAAAGGACGCAAATGCTCAGCAATTAGCTATTAAAGAGGTGAATACCGGCATTATGATTGCCGACAGCGACAAGCTAAAAAGTTGGCTTGAGCAACTGAGCAATGACAACGCGCAAAAAGAGTATTACCTGACCGATATTGTGGCAATGGCCGCGCGGGAAGGTGTTAATATTGCCACTGCACAGCCTGACAACGCGCAGGAAGTGGAAGGAGCCAATAACCGTCAGCAGTTAGCCTCTTTAGAGCGTGCGCTGCAACAGCGTCAGGCAGAAGAGCTCATGACTCAGGGTGTCACCTTAATTGACCCTGCTCGTTTTGATTGCCGCGGTAAACTAAGCGCTGGCAGCGATGTCACTATTGATATTAACGCGGTGTTTGAAGGCAATGTGGTTCTGGGTGACCGGGTTGTCATTGAACCAAACTGCGTCATAAGAAACTCCGTTATTGGTGATGACACCGTTATTCGCGCAAACTCTCATATTGAAGACGCAAAAGTGGCTAAAGGCTGTAAAGTCGGTCCTTTTGCGCGTTTGCGTCCCGGGGCGGAACTTGCGGATGAAGCGCAGGTCGGAAACTTTGTCGAAATGAAAAAAAGCCGCCTGGGTAAAGGCTCTAAAGCCAGCCATTTAACCTATTTGGGAGACACCCAGGTGGGTGAATACGCAAACATTGGTGCAGGTACCATTACTTGCAATTATGATGGTGTGAATAAGGCGCTTACCGAAATTGGTGACGGCGCATTTATTGGCTCAAACAGCTCTCTGGTTGCGCCTGTCGCCATTGGTAAGAATGCAACCGTTGGCGCCGGCTCGGTCATAACCCGCGCGGTAGCGGATGAAGAACTGGCTGTAGCCCGCGGCAAGCAGCGTAATATCAGCGGATGGCAACGTCCTCAGTCGAAAAAAGGAAGTTAA
- a CDS encoding F0F1 ATP synthase subunit epsilon — MAAQTLNLDIVSAEDKLFSGVVQTVQVTGSEGELGIYPGHAPLLTKIKPGMVRYVSEAGDEELLYVAGGVVEVQPGHVIVLADVAVRGDELDLQEAEAAKKRAEEAIADSSADVTYAEAIAELSRALAQIDIIRKLKR; from the coding sequence ATGGCAGCACAAACATTAAATCTGGACATTGTCAGCGCTGAAGACAAATTGTTTTCAGGCGTTGTACAAACAGTTCAGGTCACTGGTAGCGAAGGTGAGCTGGGTATTTACCCAGGTCACGCGCCCCTACTGACTAAAATCAAACCAGGTATGGTTCGTTATGTCAGTGAAGCGGGTGACGAAGAGCTTTTGTATGTTGCCGGTGGTGTGGTAGAAGTACAGCCAGGTCACGTTATTGTTCTTGCGGACGTTGCTGTTCGTGGTGACGAGCTTGACTTGCAGGAAGCTGAAGCAGCGAAAAAACGCGCTGAAGAAGCCATTGCCGATTCAAGTGCAGATGTGACCTATGCCGAAGCTATTGCTGAGCTATCGCGAGCGTTGGCTCAAATCGATATTATTCGTAAGCTTAAGCGCTAA